Part of the Solwaraspora sp. WMMA2065 genome is shown below.
CCCAGCGGGTTCGTGTATGTGCGGTTCTGTAAAGGTTGGAGACGCTGGTGAATACTGGTGAGCCGTGGCCTGACGTCGATGAGGCGCAGGTACGGGTACGACGGATGCAGACCAAGCTGCACCACTGGGCGGCCGATGATCCCGGTCGCCGGTTTGATGATCTTTTCAACCTCGTGTGTCACCCGGACTTCCTCGTCGTGGCGTGGGAGCGGGTGCGGCGTAACAAGGGGGCGCGTACGGCGGGCATCGACGGGGTTGCCCCGGCGATGGCCGCGGCGAGTCCGACCATCGTGGTGGCGTTGCTGGCCGATACTCGCCAGCAATTGAAGTCCCGGACGTTCACTCCGCTGCCGGTGCGGGAACGGCTGATTCCCAAGCCCGGTCAGCCGGGGAAGGTCAGAAGGCTCGGGATTCCATCGACGATGGACAGGCTGGTGCAAGCCAGTCTGGCGCTGGTGTTGGAGCCCATTTTCGAGGCCGTTTTCAAGCCGGTTAGTTACGGTTTTCGGCCGCGTCGGCGGGCGCAGGACGCGATCGCCGAGATCGTCTACTTCGGGTCCAAGGGTTACCGCTGGGTGCTCGATGCGGACATCACGGCGTGTTTTGACGAGTTGGCACACTGCGCGATCCTCGATCGGGTCCGCCGACGTGTCGCCGACAAACGCGTCCTGGCCCTGGTCAAGGCATTCCTCAAGGCGGGCATCATGGCCGAGGGTGGCCAGGTCAGGGATTCGGTCACCGGCACGCCGCAGGGTGGTTTGATCAGTCCGTTGCTCGCCAACATCGCGTTGACGGCGTTGGATGAGCACTTCTGCGCCAAGTGGGATGCCCACGGCACAGACGACAGACGGTACCGGCATCGGCAGCGTGGCGGGGCCACCTACCGGATCGTCCGCTATGCGGACGATTTCGCGGTCATGGTGATGGGCTCCCAAACGCACGTCGAGGCCATACGGGAGGAGGTCGCGCAGGTGCTCGCCCCGCTGGGGCTGCGGCTGTCGCCGGCCAAGACCCGGGTCTGCCACCTGGACGAGGGGTTCGACTTCTTGGGCTTTCGCATCCAGCGACGCCGCAAGCGGGGAACCAACAAGTACCACGTCTACACCTACCCGTCGAAGAAGGCT
Proteins encoded:
- the ltrA gene encoding group II intron reverse transcriptase/maturase, whose protein sequence is MQTKLHHWAADDPGRRFDDLFNLVCHPDFLVVAWERVRRNKGARTAGIDGVAPAMAAASPTIVVALLADTRQQLKSRTFTPLPVRERLIPKPGQPGKVRRLGIPSTMDRLVQASLALVLEPIFEAVFKPVSYGFRPRRRAQDAIAEIVYFGSKGYRWVLDADITACFDELAHCAILDRVRRRVADKRVLALVKAFLKAGIMAEGGQVRDSVTGTPQGGLISPLLANIALTALDEHFCAKWDAHGTDDRRYRHRQRGGATYRIVRYADDFAVMVMGSQTHVEAIREEVAQVLAPLGLRLSPAKTRVCHLDEGFDFLGFRIQRRRKRGTNKYHVYTYPSKKALTSIKTKVRALTKDIPGA